One stretch of Miscanthus floridulus cultivar M001 chromosome 18, ASM1932011v1, whole genome shotgun sequence DNA includes these proteins:
- the LOC136519651 gene encoding ASI1-immunoprecipitated protein 2-like isoform X4 codes for MRLRNTDRAPRSSGRRSNVASWISEVKDTSNVAVRKKRGRRAPPSAKRLRDKRVDKAIESDGAVDSDSDDTDGQVGKSQPSAHIEEQEGPSSASEEQDHSTNSKDMLQKASSQSTKKVSRSSTSSKQGAPHLEQEGANEDGSHVQVAAVYKDMDNERSSQEIRDDQVSDAQVDTTSSNDKSSEEVEDVKVCDICGDVGEDEKLAVCSRCNDGAEHTYCMRVMMEEVPDSDWLCEDCQTAVESEKENRLEKSQVKVGTSKELSFEGEINKPPIAAKNRNSSDCKMKAENVEKKESDTTNEGNDTVETRMEEDAAMTSSIRDTIPETGGMYTGADSRKTMQPSHEIFMFDADKGKQPSHQVATSLAFNALKNQAPQPRGQLSKSTSFNNSKVPKVKQLLNEVPQKPKFFKESWSSIIKKEGPISMTTKSATFKKPKPCEPANKAKSSVLPPAEEPRVTNQLVSHNVTNGQCSSILGPPSATASMVAPVLLKTDTTAQLLSTRNNMADSNNLGAVHVQGGKNSLGNSELKKPPLAKVPGSTMLSNAERSSCGILGSGAHRKVIQNSDSSHQDTKIKDQTGFRQGASSSSRNVKKPSLSTQANEQDMRYILSIPGSGVDCSKLKFKDTHPSLSATPGISSDNGCIMPNDHRDEPAQGVSAGDEPLFSTVPELDWIWQGGFELQRTGRSPELCDGFQAHLSCSAAQLVLDVVKKFPSKVQLEEVPRQNSWPTQFQENGPTYDNIGLFFFARDVQSYEKHYSKLVENMLKNDLVLRGSVGTVELLIFPSNILSKNFQRWNMFYFLWGLFRVGKKDSSNLPSYVSTSRLERNFNDDPGAMDWSTTALSYTHSFSQNRSGFGEILVKSTNFAPSLEASHEVCLNGENFLNQPVCGRGLDDHLDSDTEIISTISNGGMGPSSMSMQRKHQKLDYPEHEDRMRDTFGGNVSERDFDVNMVPVTCSVSLTHLQEEPGMVSTTINLNDADNLMDIDHVNTWEVSEGALDHSHASGGADKRSFEMAKVADEVDEVPEHKKIKLDNLLL; via the exons ATGCGAT TAAGGAATACAGACAGGGCGCCACGTAGCTCAGGTCGTCGCAGTAATGTTGCTTCATGGATCTCTGAAGTTAAAGACACATCTAATGTGGCCGTAAGAAAGAAAAGGGGGAGAAGAGCACCTCCATCTGCTAAAAGATTGCGTGATAAAAGGGTGGATAAGGCGATTGAAAGTGATGGTGCTGTTGACAGTGACAGCGATGATACAGATGGACAGGTTGGCAAAAGTCAGCCTAGTGCACACATTGAGGAACAGGAAGGTCCATCCTCAGCTTCAGAAGAACAGGACCATTCAACAAACTCTAAAGACATGCTCCAAAAAGCTAGCTCTCAAAGCACAAAGAAGGTTTCTAGAAGCTCAACAAGCAGCAAGCAAGGTGCACCTCATTTGGAACAGGAAGGTGCAAATGAAGATGGGTCTCATGTGCAAGTGGCTGCTGTGTACAAGGATATGGATAACGAAAGAAGCTCTCAAGAGAtcagggatgat CAGGTATCCGATGCACAAGTTGATACAActtcatctaatgataaaagTTCAGAAGAAGTTGAAGAC GTGAAGGTGTGTGACATATGTGGAGATGTTGGTGAGGATGAGAAGCTCGCTGTCTGTAGCAGATGCAATGACGGCGCAGAGCACAC GTATTGCATGCGGGTAATGATGGAAGAGGTTCCAGATAGTGACTGGTTGTGCGAAGACTGCCAAACTGCGGTAGAATCTGAAAAGGAGAATAGACTAGAGAAATCTCAGGTGAAGGTTGGCACTTCGAAAGAGCTGTCCTTTGAAGGGGAGATTAACAAACCTCCCATTGCTGCAAAGAACAGAAATTCTTCAGACTGTAAAATGAAGGCTGAGAATGTAGAAAAGAAAGAGTCAGATACCACAAATGAGGGGAATGATACGGTTGAAACCAGGATGGAAGAAGATGCTGCGATGACATCCTCAATTAGAGATACTATTCCTGAAACTGGTGGCATGTACACAGGGGCTGACTCCAGAAAGACAATGCAACCATCACACGAGATATTCATGTTTGATGCTGACAAAGGAAAACAACCTAGCCATCAAGTGGCAACTTCATTGGCGTTTAATGCTCTGAAGAATCAGGCACCACAGCCTCGTG GCCAACTTTCCAAATCCACTTCTTTCAACAACTCAAAGGTTCCGAAAGTGAAACAGCTATTGAATGAAGTTCCTCAGAAGCCAAAATTTTTTAAGGAATCTTGGTCTTCTATCATTAAAAAGGAAGGGCCAATCAGCATGACTACTAAGTCAGCGACCTTCAAAAAGCCTAAGCCTTGCGAGCCAGCAAACAAGGCAAAGTCTTCCGTCTTGCCACCTGCCGAGGAGCCAAGGGTGACGAATCAGTTGGTGAGCCACAACGTAACAAATGGTCAGTGCTCTTCAATATTGGGGCCTCCCTCTGCCACAGCATCAATGGTTGCTCCTGTTCTTTTAAAAACTGATACCACAGCTCAGCTCCTCTCTACAAGAAATAACATGGCTGACTCAAATAATTTAGGTGCTGTTCATGTACAGGGTGGTAAAAATTCTCTTG GAAACAGTGAGCTCAAGAAGCCTCCTTTAGCAAAAGTGCCGGGAAGTACGATGCTATCTAATGCTGAAAGATCCTCATGTGGGATTCTTGGTTCGGGTGCTCATAGAAAAGTGATTCAGAATTCAGATTCTTCACATCAGGATACTAAAATAAAGGATCAAACTGGCTTCAGACAGGGTGCTTCTAGCAGCAGTCGGAATGTGAAGAAGCCTTCATTATCAACTCAAGCTAATGAGCAGGATATGAGATATATTTTATCCATCCCTGGGAGCGGAGTAGATTGTAGCAAGCTGAAGTTCAAAGATACTCATCCATCTCTATCTGCCACACCAGGAATCTCTTCTGATAATGGTTGCATTATGCCAAATGATCATAGGGATGAACCTGCTCAAGGGGTTTCAGCTGGTGATGAACCATTGTTTTCAACTGTCCCTGAGCTGGACTGGATATGGCA AGGTGGTTTTGAGCTGCAGAGGACTGGAAGATCACCGGAGCTGTGTGATGGTTTTCAAGCCCACTTATCATGTTCTGCTGCACAGTTAGTGTTGGATGTAGTTAAGAAATTCCCTTCTAAAGTCCAGCTTGAGGAAGTTCCTCGGCAGAATTCATGGCCGACACAATTTCAGGAAAATGGTCCAACTTATGACAACATAGGTCTTTTTTTCTTTGCTAGAGATGTTCAGAG CTATGAAAAACACTACAGTAAATTAGTTGAAAATATGCTGAAGAATGATTTAGTTCTCAGAGGAAGTGTTGGTACTGTTGAGTTGCTTATATTCCCTTCCAATATCTTGTCAAAGAACTTCCAAA GGTGGAATATGTTCTACTTTCTATGGGGTCTATTCAGAGTTGGCAAAAAAGATTCCTCTAACCTCCCATCTTATGTATCCACAAGTAGACTAGAACGAAACTTTAATGATGACCCCGGGGCCATGGATTGGAGTACGACTGCTTTGTCATATACTCATTCATTCTCACAAAACAGGAGTGGTTTTGGCGAAATTTTGGTAAAGTCAACTAATTTTGCACCGAGTTTGGAAGCCAGTCATGAGGTGTGTTTGAATGGAGAGAACTTTTTGAATCAGCCTGTATGTGGAAGAGGTCTAGATGATCACCTAGATTCAGATACAGAAATAATTTCAACAATTAGCAATGGTGGTATGGGTCCCTCTTCCATGTCTATGCAAAGAAAACATCAG AAACTTGATTATCCAGAACACGAAGATAGAATGAGGGACACCTTCGGTGGTAATGTTAGTgaaagagattttgatgtgaacaTGGTGCCAGTTACTTGTTCTGTCTCCTTAACCCATCTTCAGGAAG AACCTGGCATGGTGAGCACAACCATCAACCTTAACGATGCAGACAACCTCATGGATATAGACCATGTAAATACCTGGGAGGTTAGCGAGGGTGCACTGGATCATTCACATGCATCAGGTGGTGCAGATAAAAGAAGTTTTGAGATGGCCAAAGTAGCTGATGAAGTCGATGAAGTACCCGAGCATAAGAAAATTAAATTGGATAAT CTTCTTCTGTGA